From a single Labrus bergylta chromosome 14, fLabBer1.1, whole genome shotgun sequence genomic region:
- the LOC109983613 gene encoding hepatitis A virus cellular receptor 1 homolog isoform X2, which translates to MLSLLLLHSLACVCVLTEIVAGVTTETVVGVAGRRVTLPCRTEAVSQTGVEVCWGRGEPSLFTCHNTLINTAGDQTTYRKSYRYSSSSSSSSLSILNSRLSDSGFYHCRVQLPGLFNDQTFTVHLIIIKPHSAVSEPSDREHAGNLDTPPTTAGFTTTDVTGQTGSDVTGDLTTGPMVALVQSSVQQQVNPLDCLLSFIGNTVRASFIVFIPALLLTAAHSFRRANKRAETDRRLNQSEQEEDSSV; encoded by the exons ATGCTGTcgctgctgcttcttcactCCCTTGCCTGCGTCTGCGTCCTCACAG AAATTGTAGCAGGGGTTACCACGGAGACGGTGGTGGGCGTGGCTGGGAGGAGGGTTACGCTGCCGTGTCGTACAGAGGCAGTGAGCCAGACAGGAGTGGAGGTGTGCTGGGGGCGGGGCGAGCCGTCACTGTTCACCTGCCACAACACCTTGATCAACACCGCCGGAGATCAGACCACATACAGGAAGTCATAcag gtactcctcctcctcctcctcctcctctctgtccatcTTGAACTCTCGCCTGTCGGACTCTGGTTTCTATCACTGCAGAGTTCAGCTGCCCGGTCTGTTCAACGACCAAACGTTCACCGTGcacctcatcatcatcaaac CTCACTCTGCGGTCTCTGAGCCGTCAGACAGAGAGCATGCTGGGAACCTGGACACACCTCCCACCACAGCAG GTTTCACCACAACAGACGTGACAgggcagacaggaagtgatgtcacaggAGACCTCACCACAGGGCCAATGGTGGCGCTGGTTCAG tcatCCGTCCAGCAGCAGGTGAACCCTCTGGACTGCCTGCTGAGCTTCATCGGGAACACAGTGAGAGCGTCCTTCATCGTCTTCATACCTGCACTGCTGCTGACTGCTGCTCACa GTTTCAGGAGAGCCAATAAGAGAGCAGAGACTGACAGGAGGCTAAACCAatcagagcaggaggaggacagctCTGTGTAG
- the LOC109983613 gene encoding T-cell immunoglobulin and mucin domain-containing protein 4 isoform X1, with protein MLSLLLLHSLACVCVLTEIVAGVTTETVVGVAGRRVTLPCRTEAVSQTGVEVCWGRGEPSLFTCHNTLINTAGDQTTYRKSYRYSSSSSSSSLSILNSRLSDSGFYHCRVQLPGLFNDQTFTVHLIIIKPHSAVSEPSDREHAGNLDTPPTTAAGFTTTDVTGQTGSDVTGDLTTGPMVALVQSSVQQQVNPLDCLLSFIGNTVRASFIVFIPALLLTAAHSFRRANKRAETDRRLNQSEQEEDSSV; from the exons ATGCTGTcgctgctgcttcttcactCCCTTGCCTGCGTCTGCGTCCTCACAG AAATTGTAGCAGGGGTTACCACGGAGACGGTGGTGGGCGTGGCTGGGAGGAGGGTTACGCTGCCGTGTCGTACAGAGGCAGTGAGCCAGACAGGAGTGGAGGTGTGCTGGGGGCGGGGCGAGCCGTCACTGTTCACCTGCCACAACACCTTGATCAACACCGCCGGAGATCAGACCACATACAGGAAGTCATAcag gtactcctcctcctcctcctcctcctctctgtccatcTTGAACTCTCGCCTGTCGGACTCTGGTTTCTATCACTGCAGAGTTCAGCTGCCCGGTCTGTTCAACGACCAAACGTTCACCGTGcacctcatcatcatcaaac CTCACTCTGCGGTCTCTGAGCCGTCAGACAGAGAGCATGCTGGGAACCTGGACACACCTCCCACCACAGCAG CAGGTTTCACCACAACAGACGTGACAgggcagacaggaagtgatgtcacaggAGACCTCACCACAGGGCCAATGGTGGCGCTGGTTCAG tcatCCGTCCAGCAGCAGGTGAACCCTCTGGACTGCCTGCTGAGCTTCATCGGGAACACAGTGAGAGCGTCCTTCATCGTCTTCATACCTGCACTGCTGCTGACTGCTGCTCACa GTTTCAGGAGAGCCAATAAGAGAGCAGAGACTGACAGGAGGCTAAACCAatcagagcaggaggaggacagctCTGTGTAG